In Curtobacterium sp. MCPF17_002, one genomic interval encodes:
- a CDS encoding MarR family transcriptional regulator — protein METSRDQTVETLLVSVNRLIRTAAQAAGSTTSSAVWRTLGILETDQPLRLGELAAASRVAQPTMTRLVAGMLADGLISRTVDPDDSRGQLIEITEAGHTRLVEWRATLTSTVGPLFADLDDDAWDVLHEAAAIIASRTSTRPTAAAATTHSTTTGTEITA, from the coding sequence ATGGAAACAAGCCGCGACCAGACCGTCGAGACGCTCCTCGTCTCGGTGAACCGTCTGATCCGCACGGCCGCACAGGCCGCGGGGAGCACGACGTCATCGGCGGTGTGGCGCACGCTCGGGATCCTCGAGACCGACCAGCCGCTCCGGCTCGGCGAACTCGCCGCGGCCTCGCGCGTGGCGCAGCCGACGATGACACGGCTCGTCGCGGGCATGCTCGCCGACGGCCTCATCTCGCGGACCGTCGACCCGGACGACTCCCGCGGGCAGCTCATCGAGATCACCGAAGCCGGGCACACCCGTCTCGTCGAGTGGCGCGCGACCCTCACCAGCACGGTCGGGCCGCTGTTCGCCGACCTCGACGATGACGCGTGGGACGTCCTGCACGAGGCGGCCGCCATCATCGCATCGCGTACGAGCACTCGCCCGACGGCTGCCGCCGCCACCACACACAGCACCACCACCGGAACGGAGATCACCGCGTGA
- a CDS encoding thioredoxin family protein, protein MHDHMQLDLWTSAFCAPCAAARRVSAEASTLVPGLHVTERDVANHPDRAEDLGIRSTPTIIVRRDDGAEVFRSPGVPTRDQLLLAIAKAI, encoded by the coding sequence TTGCACGATCACATGCAGCTCGACCTCTGGACCTCCGCGTTCTGCGCGCCGTGTGCCGCCGCCCGCCGGGTCTCGGCCGAGGCGTCGACGCTCGTCCCCGGGCTGCACGTGACCGAGCGCGACGTCGCGAACCACCCGGACCGGGCAGAGGACCTCGGCATCCGGTCGACCCCCACGATCATCGTGCGTCGGGACGACGGTGCCGAGGTCTTCCGTTCACCGGGGGTCCCCACCCGCGACCAGCTCCTGCTCGCGATCGCCAAGGCGATCTGA
- a CDS encoding DUF6716 putative glycosyltransferase produces the protein MVGLVDTDSFAKWGAHLLATAPTHWRLELWTVATPRSASRGQLRSAFRGLDERLAHLATAPPEPLDVDTIVEQLRQDPPDAVLVSLIGPVAELVIDEVHRRVPRRPVLVTGLPGISFPAKWKGVFFRARADLFVLHSHREVRAYEELAREGGVEPHFTLATLPFARPAPAAVGAGTGAGARARAGARARVRDSVVFAAQPSVPAERADRARVVGWLVETALRHPEWRVVIKGRAGAGEHQTHREQHPYPALVPADAPANLVVESGPMADHLERAVALVTISSTAVLEAAARGVPALTLTDFGTGRQLINEVFVGSGLEGDAIDLVEGRFGTVRPEWMHDNHFHPDAENDWAGRVDALMAERDAGTLVDRPAARRSRGGELRRAWERKNALGPGDRSALGAVATVIGAPVRAVKRVGRQVVRLVRPTETPVLLAPTNQRGAGAGAGAGAGAGSGSGASDRLGDREQELVAGGDPR, from the coding sequence GTGGTCGGCCTGGTCGACACCGACTCGTTCGCGAAGTGGGGCGCGCACCTGCTCGCCACCGCACCCACTCACTGGCGCCTCGAACTGTGGACCGTCGCGACGCCCCGGTCGGCCAGCCGGGGACAGCTCCGGTCCGCGTTCCGCGGACTCGACGAGCGGTTGGCGCACCTCGCCACGGCTCCGCCGGAGCCGCTCGACGTCGACACGATCGTCGAGCAGCTGCGGCAGGATCCGCCGGATGCGGTCCTGGTGTCGTTGATCGGACCGGTCGCGGAACTCGTCATCGACGAGGTGCACCGTCGGGTCCCGCGGCGACCGGTGCTCGTGACGGGGCTGCCGGGCATCTCGTTCCCCGCGAAGTGGAAGGGTGTCTTCTTCCGCGCTCGCGCCGACCTGTTCGTGCTGCACAGCCACCGTGAGGTGCGCGCCTACGAGGAACTCGCCCGGGAGGGCGGTGTCGAACCGCACTTCACGCTCGCCACGCTGCCCTTCGCCCGGCCGGCTCCCGCGGCAGTGGGTGCTGGCACTGGCGCTGGCGCTCGTGCTCGTGCTGGCGCTCGGGCTCGCGTGCGCGACTCCGTCGTCTTCGCGGCGCAGCCGAGCGTGCCCGCGGAGCGAGCGGACCGTGCACGCGTCGTCGGTTGGCTGGTGGAGACCGCGCTGCGGCATCCGGAGTGGCGTGTCGTGATCAAGGGGCGTGCCGGGGCCGGCGAGCACCAGACGCACCGGGAGCAGCACCCGTACCCGGCACTCGTGCCGGCGGACGCTCCCGCGAACCTGGTCGTCGAGAGCGGACCGATGGCCGATCACCTCGAGCGCGCGGTCGCCCTCGTGACGATCAGCTCGACGGCGGTCCTCGAGGCCGCGGCCCGCGGCGTGCCGGCACTCACCCTCACGGACTTCGGCACCGGGCGGCAGCTCATCAACGAGGTGTTCGTCGGCAGCGGGCTCGAGGGTGACGCGATCGACCTGGTGGAGGGACGGTTCGGGACGGTGCGGCCGGAGTGGATGCACGACAACCACTTCCACCCCGACGCCGAGAACGACTGGGCGGGGCGCGTCGATGCGCTCATGGCAGAGCGCGATGCGGGCACGCTCGTCGACCGTCCGGCTGCCCGCCGGAGCCGCGGTGGGGAGCTCCGGCGTGCGTGGGAACGGAAGAACGCGCTCGGTCCTGGCGACCGCAGTGCGCTCGGGGCCGTCGCGACGGTGATCGGCGCGCCGGTGCGGGCCGTGAAGCGCGTCGGGCGTCAGGTCGTCCGGCTGGTGCGGCCGACGGAGACACCGGTGCTGCTGGCGCCGACGAACCAGCGCGGCGCGGGCGCGGGCGCTGGCGCTGGCGCTGGCGCTGGATCTGGCTCTGGGGCGTCAGATCGCCTTGGCGATCGCGAGCAGGAGCTGGTCGCGGGTGGGGACCCCCGGTGA
- a CDS encoding N-acetylneuraminate synthase family protein has translation MTVSIGTSTIGAGHPAYLIGEIGLNHNGDVDIAKRLIDVAADAGLQAVKFQKRTPAISTPEHMKSTQRSTPWGEMTYLEYRYRVEFDRDQYIEIGDHATLRGLDWFASPWDEPSVDFLEDLAVVAYKIASASVTDLGLLAAVAATGKPVILSTGMSTLEQIDRAVEVLGTGRLVLMHATSTYPLPAEEANLRMIDTLANRYAGVPVGYSGHEPGLQISIAAVALGATAVERHITLDRTMWGSDHAASLEPHGLQTLARDVRIIETALGDGVKRIFPGERAPLAKLRRVGA, from the coding sequence ATGACCGTCAGCATCGGCACGTCCACCATCGGCGCCGGCCACCCCGCGTACCTCATCGGCGAGATCGGCCTCAACCACAACGGCGACGTCGACATCGCGAAGCGACTCATCGACGTCGCGGCGGACGCCGGGCTGCAGGCCGTGAAGTTCCAGAAGCGCACGCCGGCGATCTCGACCCCGGAGCACATGAAGTCGACGCAGCGGAGCACCCCGTGGGGTGAGATGACCTACCTGGAGTACCGCTACCGGGTCGAGTTCGACCGTGATCAGTACATCGAGATCGGCGACCACGCGACCCTCCGCGGACTGGACTGGTTCGCGTCCCCGTGGGATGAGCCGTCGGTCGACTTCCTCGAGGACCTGGCGGTCGTCGCGTACAAGATCGCCTCCGCGTCGGTGACCGACCTCGGCTTGCTCGCTGCGGTGGCCGCGACCGGCAAGCCCGTGATCCTGTCGACCGGCATGTCCACGCTCGAGCAGATCGACCGCGCCGTCGAGGTGCTCGGCACCGGCCGCCTGGTGCTCATGCACGCCACGTCGACGTACCCGCTCCCCGCGGAGGAGGCGAACCTCCGCATGATCGACACCCTCGCGAACCGCTACGCCGGGGTGCCGGTCGGGTACTCGGGTCACGAGCCCGGGCTGCAGATCTCGATCGCCGCCGTCGCGCTCGGGGCCACGGCGGTCGAGCGGCACATCACCCTCGACCGCACGATGTGGGGCTCCGACCACGCGGCATCCCTCGAACCGCACGGGCTGCAGACGCTCGCGCGCGACGTCCGCATCATCGAGACCGCGCTCGGCGACGGGGTCAAGCGGATCTTCCCGGGCGAGCGAGCGCCGCTCGCGAAGCTGCGCCGCGTCGGCGCGTGA
- a CDS encoding acylneuraminate cytidylyltransferase family protein — protein sequence MRSSGHVVAVIPARAGSKGIPGKNLHAVAGRSLVRRAVETARDAVTIDAVVVSTDGDAIAAEARASGARVVRRPAALAGDEASSESAVLHVLDELAAAGEEPEVVVFLQATSPFIDPVDLDAAVTRVQDGRADSVFAAAASHAFLWRIGDDGAARAVNHDAAVRPRRQDREPEFRETGAFTVFRTSGFRQYRHRFHGRVELVVVDGRGAIDIDDPSDLALAAALAPQLDRPDRHDRHDRDQHQHDPRAATVPLVPAPNGAP from the coding sequence ATGCGCTCCTCCGGTCACGTCGTCGCGGTCATCCCGGCGCGTGCGGGGTCGAAGGGCATCCCCGGCAAGAACCTCCACGCCGTCGCCGGCCGTTCCCTCGTCCGCCGAGCCGTGGAGACAGCACGCGACGCGGTGACGATCGACGCCGTCGTCGTCTCCACCGACGGCGACGCGATCGCAGCCGAAGCCCGTGCATCCGGCGCCCGGGTGGTCCGCCGTCCCGCTGCACTCGCGGGCGACGAGGCGTCGTCGGAGTCGGCGGTGCTGCACGTCCTCGACGAGCTGGCGGCCGCGGGCGAGGAGCCCGAGGTCGTCGTCTTCCTGCAGGCCACGTCGCCGTTCATCGACCCGGTGGACCTCGACGCCGCGGTCACGCGGGTGCAGGACGGGCGCGCGGACTCGGTCTTCGCGGCCGCCGCCTCGCACGCGTTCCTCTGGCGGATCGGCGACGACGGTGCGGCCCGCGCCGTGAACCACGACGCAGCGGTGCGCCCGCGGCGGCAGGACCGCGAGCCGGAGTTCCGCGAGACCGGCGCCTTCACGGTCTTCCGGACGTCCGGGTTCCGGCAGTACCGGCACCGGTTCCACGGGCGGGTGGAGCTCGTGGTCGTCGACGGCCGCGGCGCGATCGACATCGACGACCCGTCGGACCTCGCGCTCGCCGCCGCGCTCGCGCCGCAGCTCGACCGGCCCGACCGGCACGACCGGCACGACCGAGACCAGCACCAGCACGACCCCCGGGCGGCAACCGTGCCGCTCGTCCCCGCACCGAACGGAGCACCATGA
- a CDS encoding AAA family ATPase, whose protein sequence is MLGADDPLDPTPRRVLVAGTTGVGKTTTAARIGAVLGLPHTEIDALYHGPGWEPRESFVSDVEAYTSAPAWVTEWQYTSVRALLAERADTLVWIDLPNVVALWRLVRRTLRRRFRRIELWNGNVEPSLWTFFTDPEHILRWGISTRNTTRRRIPSLVREAPHLRIVHLRSQREVDRFVEHLGRGRG, encoded by the coding sequence ATGCTCGGAGCCGACGACCCGCTCGATCCGACCCCTCGCCGCGTGCTCGTCGCAGGCACGACCGGGGTCGGCAAGACCACGACGGCAGCCCGCATCGGAGCCGTGCTCGGGCTCCCGCACACCGAGATCGACGCGCTGTACCACGGCCCCGGATGGGAGCCGCGGGAGTCCTTCGTCTCGGACGTCGAGGCGTACACGAGCGCGCCCGCGTGGGTCACGGAGTGGCAGTACACCTCTGTGCGGGCGCTCCTCGCCGAGCGGGCGGACACCCTCGTCTGGATCGACCTGCCGAACGTCGTCGCGCTCTGGCGCCTCGTCCGCCGGACCCTCCGTCGACGGTTCCGGCGGATCGAGCTGTGGAACGGGAACGTCGAGCCGTCACTGTGGACGTTCTTCACCGACCCGGAGCACATCCTCCGCTGGGGGATCAGCACCCGGAACACCACCCGGCGCCGGATCCCGTCGCTCGTCCGGGAGGCTCCGCACCTCCGCATCGTGCACCTCCGCTCGCAGCGGGAGGTCGATCGGTTCGTGGAGCACCTCGGCCGGGGCCGCGGATAG
- the msrA gene encoding peptide-methionine (S)-S-oxide reductase MsrA, translating into MTTFVLAGGCFWCLDAVYRTLQGVQDVVSGYVGGGVESPSYELVCTGTTGHAEAVAVTFDESVIPADVILDVFFTLHDPRQLNRQGADVGTPYRSAMFPADDEQRALFEHAIERASDIWDGGIVTTIEPLSTFYRAEEYHQDFFAKNPGQGYCLAVALPKVNKVRKAYSQYILAS; encoded by the coding sequence ATGACGACGTTCGTGCTCGCAGGTGGGTGTTTCTGGTGTCTCGACGCCGTGTACCGAACGCTGCAGGGCGTTCAGGACGTGGTGTCCGGCTACGTCGGCGGCGGGGTGGAGAGCCCCTCGTACGAACTGGTCTGCACCGGCACGACCGGGCACGCCGAGGCCGTCGCGGTCACGTTCGACGAATCGGTGATCCCGGCCGACGTGATCCTCGACGTGTTCTTCACGCTGCACGACCCGCGCCAGCTGAACCGCCAGGGCGCCGATGTCGGCACCCCGTACCGCTCGGCGATGTTCCCCGCCGACGACGAGCAGCGGGCGCTGTTCGAGCACGCGATCGAGCGTGCTTCCGACATCTGGGACGGCGGCATCGTGACGACGATCGAGCCACTCAGTACGTTCTACCGTGCGGAGGAGTACCACCAGGACTTCTTCGCGAAGAACCCCGGACAGGGCTACTGCCTCGCGGTGGCGCTGCCCAAGGTGAACAAGGTCCGCAAGGCCTACAGTCAGTACATCCTGGCGTCCTGA
- a CDS encoding methyltransferase has translation MTNNTGTWVAVGPAGAVGSIHRADGGFRVELYGRSGSGGTYPSLASAKGAVHAALGPLADRPEFRAH, from the coding sequence ATGACGAACAACACCGGGACCTGGGTCGCGGTCGGACCGGCAGGAGCGGTGGGCAGCATCCACCGCGCCGACGGCGGCTTCCGCGTCGAGCTCTACGGCCGGAGCGGCTCCGGCGGGACGTACCCGTCGCTCGCGTCCGCGAAGGGCGCGGTCCACGCCGCGCTCGGTCCGTTGGCCGACCGGCCGGAGTTCCGCGCGCACTAG
- a CDS encoding single-stranded DNA-binding protein, whose protein sequence is MNDTITVCGIIATEPRHLVTDTGIAITSMRLASPSRRWDRATSTWTNGATNWYSVTAFRTLAANVHKSVKKGDRIVVTGRVRIRTWERDGRGGTSIEIDAEGLGHDLAWGISNWIRVPRHSSESAAAPGSSQGRVNTVDLRTGEVHGITGTGTPPAIVGADDHDDGRDHDDHADHDHDDHADHADHADHDHEHDDDHWGVDLGTPTDEDGVPEDHGGALPVPTAPAVGDQAAA, encoded by the coding sequence ATGAACGACACCATCACCGTCTGCGGGATCATCGCCACCGAGCCGCGCCACCTCGTCACCGACACCGGCATCGCCATCACGAGCATGCGTCTCGCCTCGCCATCGCGACGCTGGGACCGTGCGACGTCGACCTGGACCAACGGGGCGACCAACTGGTACAGCGTCACCGCGTTCCGCACCCTGGCCGCCAACGTCCACAAGTCCGTCAAGAAGGGCGACCGCATCGTCGTCACCGGGCGGGTCCGCATCCGCACGTGGGAGCGTGACGGCAGGGGCGGCACCTCGATCGAGATCGACGCCGAGGGCCTCGGCCACGACCTGGCGTGGGGGATCAGCAACTGGATCCGCGTGCCGAGGCACTCCTCTGAGTCGGCCGCGGCCCCGGGCTCGTCCCAGGGCCGGGTGAACACCGTCGACCTCCGTACCGGAGAGGTGCACGGCATCACCGGGACGGGGACACCGCCGGCGATCGTCGGGGCGGACGACCACGACGACGGCCGCGACCACGACGACCACGCCGACCACGACCACGACGACCACGCCGACCACGCCGACCACGCCGACCACGACCATGAGCACGACGACGACCACTGGGGCGTCGACCTCGGGACCCCCACCGACGAGGACGGTGTACCCGAGGACCACGGCGGCGCGCTGCCGGTACCGACGGCCCCCGCCGTGGGCGACCAGGCGGCGGCCTGA